In Bacteriovorax stolpii, a single genomic region encodes these proteins:
- the rseP gene encoding RIP metalloprotease RseP, translating to MLLEKIIIFIVFLGPLVFFHELGHFLFARLFGVRVEVFSIGFGPKIFKKKWGDTEYAVSAIPLGGYVKMFGDDPFNKDEIPESERAQSFTHQGKWARFWIVMGGPLANFILAFVIFFSLLIVGERIPEIKIGAIAPESVLYQNGLRTGDVLVKVNNNEVYNPSDLMVEGSTVVSQLTIKRNGELQDLSVNFQGDKFFDEVLKYPPILRKPLVVDPSANRYVVSVKKDQVDFSHSIEELGTLTGIKTLYLYPVAKTEDLSSDEIKADLTKGQEIAVEYTDLKTMVAALQAKNFRTIDLMVRSVNMGSPADKVGIKGDDVFVALEGQKVSSFEELREKLQTYTKASVEVEVYSQGELKKFTVTPDVSMQDGKSTKLLGVYSFIEVLKTNFVLTKSKGFFSSVSVAVARTWDSMKKTVDGFVKLLTNQVSLKSIGGPLAIGKVAHDSFNTSLSYFFQLMALISVNLGVINLFPIPVLDGGHIMFIALEIINRGPLSRRKMEIAQQVGLSVLLMLMVGAIFNDVTRFF from the coding sequence ATGTTATTAGAAAAAATCATTATTTTTATTGTTTTCCTAGGCCCACTCGTATTCTTTCACGAATTGGGACACTTTCTTTTCGCCAGACTATTTGGTGTAAGAGTTGAAGTTTTTTCAATCGGGTTTGGACCGAAGATTTTCAAGAAAAAATGGGGTGACACTGAATACGCCGTTTCCGCTATTCCATTAGGTGGGTACGTAAAAATGTTCGGTGATGATCCGTTTAATAAAGACGAAATTCCTGAAAGCGAAAGAGCACAAAGTTTTACTCACCAAGGTAAGTGGGCGCGCTTCTGGATTGTTATGGGTGGACCGTTAGCTAACTTCATTCTGGCATTCGTTATTTTCTTCTCGCTTTTAATTGTAGGGGAGAGAATTCCTGAAATTAAAATCGGAGCGATTGCTCCTGAGTCTGTTCTTTATCAAAATGGTTTAAGAACAGGGGACGTTTTAGTTAAGGTAAACAACAACGAAGTGTACAATCCATCAGACCTAATGGTTGAAGGAAGCACTGTTGTTAGTCAGCTGACAATCAAGAGAAACGGAGAGCTTCAAGACCTGAGTGTAAACTTCCAGGGTGATAAGTTCTTTGATGAAGTTTTAAAATACCCACCAATTCTAAGAAAACCATTAGTGGTTGATCCGAGCGCTAACCGCTATGTGGTTTCTGTAAAGAAAGATCAAGTTGATTTCTCTCATTCAATTGAAGAGCTTGGAACATTAACGGGAATCAAAACTCTTTATTTATATCCGGTAGCTAAAACTGAAGACCTGTCTTCAGATGAAATCAAAGCTGACCTGACAAAAGGACAAGAGATCGCTGTTGAGTACACTGACTTAAAAACAATGGTGGCGGCTCTTCAGGCGAAAAATTTCAGAACAATCGACCTTATGGTCAGAAGTGTAAACATGGGTTCTCCTGCTGATAAAGTAGGGATTAAAGGGGATGACGTTTTCGTGGCCCTTGAAGGTCAGAAAGTCTCAAGCTTTGAAGAGTTAAGAGAAAAACTTCAGACTTATACAAAAGCCTCTGTTGAAGTGGAAGTTTACTCTCAAGGAGAGTTAAAAAAATTCACTGTTACTCCAGATGTGAGCATGCAGGACGGAAAATCGACAAAACTTCTTGGGGTATATAGCTTCATTGAAGTTTTAAAAACGAACTTCGTTCTAACTAAATCAAAAGGATTTTTCAGTTCTGTTTCTGTAGCGGTTGCCCGCACATGGGACTCGATGAAGAAGACTGTTGATGGATTCGTAAAACTTTTAACTAACCAGGTATCTTTAAAATCAATCGGTGGACCTTTGGCGATTGGTAAAGTGGCCCATGACTCTTTCAACACATCGCTGTCGTATTTCTTCCAGCTGATGGCGTTGATTTCAGTCAACCTTGGTGTCATTAACCTTTTCCCGATTCCGGTTCTTGATGGTGGTCACATTATGTTTATCGCCCTTGAGATCATTAACCGTGGGCCGCTTTCAAGAAGAAAGATGGAAATTGCTCAACAAGTGGGACTATCGGTGCTTTTAATGTTAATGGTTGGTGCAATCTTTAATGATGTGACCAGGTTCTTCTAA
- a CDS encoding phosphatidylserine decarboxylase — translation MLKSYLPPRFNTLAIVLFVMLWLFSFYKILAVLLLAYIVLYVSLRRSRNDFRDDPVVTKGVIFSPSNGKIVHIEHNVSHGMYGDQLIEIQIMIPWWKEMGINLPLSSEVKMLHVLKGQSFLRTHIASEVIGTKEGKGVSLALDNRGETVGLTFFKCKLGLWPELMVMPGDRGGRRVNIGYFPFGGTVMLYLPKKYEILVKTNDEITCGETIIAVIPDHA, via the coding sequence ATGTTGAAGTCTTATCTTCCTCCTCGATTCAATACACTGGCCATCGTGTTATTCGTTATGCTTTGGCTTTTTAGCTTCTATAAGATCCTGGCCGTTTTACTTCTGGCCTACATTGTTCTGTATGTCTCTTTAAGAAGAAGTAGAAATGACTTCCGCGATGATCCTGTTGTCACCAAAGGGGTGATCTTTTCTCCGTCTAACGGGAAGATCGTTCATATTGAACACAACGTTTCCCACGGGATGTACGGCGATCAGTTAATCGAAATTCAGATTATGATTCCATGGTGGAAAGAGATGGGAATTAACCTCCCTCTTTCTTCCGAAGTGAAGATGCTTCACGTTTTAAAAGGACAGTCTTTTTTAAGAACTCATATCGCCTCTGAAGTGATCGGAACCAAGGAAGGAAAAGGTGTCAGTCTTGCTCTTGATAATCGTGGCGAGACGGTTGGACTTACTTTCTTTAAGTGCAAACTTGGTTTGTGGCCTGAATTAATGGTCATGCCGGGAGACCGCGGCGGAAGAAGGGTGAATATTGGATACTTTCCCTTTGGAGGAACAGTGATGCTTTATTTACCAAAAAAATATGAGATACTAGTTAAAACAAATGATGAGATTACATGCGGTGAGACAATTATTGCTGTAATTCCTGACCACGCTTAA